The Patescibacteria group bacterium genome includes a window with the following:
- the metG gene encoding methionine--tRNA ligase, with translation MQKIFFITTAIDYSNDIVHIGHSYQKILADALARYHRLLGDKTFFLTGTDEHGQKVEKVAKENEKDPKEYVDYIASLDKNEWKSLDISYDRFIRTTDDDHIKFAQEFYLKSKKNGDIYLAKYKGLYCEGCENFLTESELKDGHCPFHPHLNPIKIEEENYFFRLSKYQDFLLKHLEKHPEFVWPESKRNEVITFIKNGLKDFSVSRQGVKWGIPVPDDPKHTIYVWFDALINYLTFGEQKGCWPADVHVLGKDNLRFHAIYWPAMLKSAGYPLPKTILVHDFISLNGQKISKSLGNIIRPSELVNKFGSDAIRYFFLKYGPLTSDVDINLEKIKDVYNSELANGLGNLVSRLSKLGEIAKIEIAEEETNFYEEIKNYLDSFKVNLALEFLWQKISELDLLINQNQLWIKTEEKKNIVISLIKETRKIAFNLSPFTPQSAEKIQSQLAGKIKKNKEPLFPRLS, from the coding sequence ATGCAAAAGATTTTTTTTATAACCACAGCCATCGACTATAGCAACGATATTGTACATATCGGCCATTCATATCAAAAAATATTAGCCGATGCCCTTGCAAGATACCACAGACTTCTCGGGGATAAAACATTTTTCCTCACCGGAACTGATGAACACGGCCAGAAAGTTGAAAAAGTTGCTAAAGAAAATGAGAAAGATCCAAAAGAATATGTCGATTATATTGCCTCACTTGATAAAAATGAATGGAAATCGCTTGATATTTCATACGACAGATTTATCAGAACCACAGATGATGATCATATCAAATTTGCCCAAGAATTTTACCTAAAATCTAAAAAAAACGGTGATATTTACTTGGCTAAATATAAAGGTCTTTATTGCGAAGGCTGTGAGAATTTTCTAACAGAATCGGAATTAAAGGACGGGCACTGTCCCTTCCACCCCCATCTTAATCCCATCAAGATAGAAGAAGAGAACTACTTCTTTCGTCTTTCAAAATATCAGGATTTTCTTCTTAAACATCTAGAAAAACACCCCGAATTTGTTTGGCCTGAATCAAAAAGAAATGAAGTAATAACTTTTATCAAAAACGGACTTAAAGATTTTTCTGTTTCAAGACAAGGCGTTAAATGGGGAATCCCTGTTCCAGATGATCCCAAACACACAATCTACGTTTGGTTTGACGCTCTTATAAACTACTTAACTTTTGGTGAACAGAAAGGTTGCTGGCCAGCCGATGTTCATGTTCTTGGAAAGGACAACTTAAGATTTCATGCAATCTACTGGCCAGCAATGCTTAAAAGCGCTGGTTACCCACTGCCAAAAACAATATTGGTCCATGACTTTATTTCATTAAATGGGCAAAAGATATCCAAATCTTTGGGGAATATAATCAGACCATCAGAACTGGTCAACAAATTTGGAAGCGATGCTATTAGATACTTTTTCCTTAAGTATGGCCCATTAACAAGCGATGTTGACATAAACTTAGAAAAAATCAAAGATGTCTATAATAGCGAGCTTGCCAACGGTTTAGGAAATTTAGTTTCAAGACTAAGCAAACTAGGGGAAATTGCCAAAATAGAAATAGCAGAAGAAGAAACAAATTTCTACGAAGAAATAAAAAATTATTTAGATTCATTCAAGGTAAATCTAGCACTTGAATTTCTCTGGCAAAAAATATCAGAACTTGATTTATTAATTAATCAAAACCAATTATGGATTAAAACAGAAGAGAAAAAAAATATTGTCATTAGCCTAATCAAAGAAACTAGAAAAATTGCATTTAACCTAAGCCCTTTTACACCCCAATCTGCCGAAAAGATTCAGTCTCAACTTGCAGGCAAAATCAAAAAAAACAAAGAACCTCTTTTCCCCCGGTTGTCTTGA